One stretch of Meriones unguiculatus strain TT.TT164.6M chromosome 7, Bangor_MerUng_6.1, whole genome shotgun sequence DNA includes these proteins:
- the Arl16 gene encoding ADP-ribosylation factor-like protein 16, whose product MSVGRRRALTYRCVDRPGMCLLLGAAGVGKTLLVKRLQKLSSRDGKGDLGEAPPTRPTVGTNLTDIVAHRKITIRELGGCVSPIWPSYYGNCHSLLFVMDASNPTQLSASCMQLLGLLSAQELAEASVLILFNKIDLPCYMTVEEIKSLMRLPDIIACAKQNITTVEISARDGTGLATVLLWLQDQHRCSS is encoded by the exons ATGAGCGTTGGGCGGAGGCGGGCTCTGACGTACAGGTGCGTGGACAGGCCAGGGATGTGTCTCCTGCTGGGGGCTGCGGGGGTCGGGAAGACCCTGCTGGTGAAGCGCCTGCAGA AGCTGAGCTCGAGAGATGGCAAGGGCGACCTGGGAGAGGCCCCGCCGACGCGCCCCACG GTGGGTACCAACCTCACTGACATCGTGGCCCACAGGAAGATCACCATCCGAGAGCTCGGGGGGTGCGTGAGCCCCATCTGGCCCAGCTACTATGGAAACTGCCATTCGCTTCTG TTTGTGATGGATGCCTCCAACCCCACCCAGCTCTCTGCATCCTGCATGCAGCTCTTGGGTCTCCTTTCTGCACAAGAACTTGCAGAAGCCTCAGTCCTGATACTCTTCAATAAAAT TGACCTACCCTGTTACATGACCGTGGAGGAAATAAAGTCGCTAATGAGGCTCCCAGACATCATCGCTTGTGCCAAGCAGAACATCACCACAGTAGAAATAAGTGCCAGGGACGGCACTGGATTGGCAACAGTATTGCTCTGGCTCCAGGATCAACACAGATGCAGCAGCTGA
- the Ccdc137 gene encoding coiled-coil domain-containing protein 137 isoform X2 yields MARQGRVSRASALSAGLGGSAQPQALRKQQSQGPSRPGQRSKEKKKVNCKPKNQDEQEIPFRLREIMRSRQEMKKPLSNKKRKKEGFLCVALAVLDSLCKPGWPGISKEQPASASQSAGITAQVAFKKTLEREAKGEEPDLVVPMFRQRKGESDGAYIQRMEQEAQHVLFLSKNQASRQPEVQAAPGKKSERKKAFQKRRLEKAQKKREARAVERLEQELLKDPVKFGEVVLQPPELTVQPRRSTNRDTPGKKLLMLKMLLGPGGVSSTPATSLARQRILGEERERAVQAYRALKKLQRQEVTPGQPPSSSFQRTLQACL; encoded by the exons ATGGCGAGACAGGGGCGCGTATCCCGGGCAAGTGCGCTGTCTGCGGGTCTCGGAGGGTCGGCACAGCCGCAGGCGCTGCGGAAGCAGCAGTCGCAGGGCCCTTCACGGCCCGGACAGCGCAG caaagaaaagaagaaagtgaattGCAAGCCCAAGAACCAGGATGAGCAAGAAATCCCTTTCCGGCTCCGAGAGATTATGAGGAGCCGACAGGAGATGAAAAAGCCGCTAAGCaacaagaagaggaaaaaggagg ggtttctctgtgtggctttagctgtcttagactcactttgtaaaccaggctggcccggaaTTTCCAAAGAGcagcctgcctccgcctcccagagtgctgggatcacag CCCAGGTGGCGTTCAAGAAGACATTGGAAAGGGAAGCAAAGGGAGAGGAGCCCGACCTCGTTGTCCCCATGTTCAGGCAAAGGAAGGGCGAGTCTGATGGGGCCTACATCCAGCGCATGGAGCAGGAGGCCCAGCATGTGCTATTTCTCAGCAAGAACCAGGCCTCTCGGCAGCCAGAGGTGCAGGCAGCTCCCGGGAAGAAGTCTGAGCGGAAGAAAGC GTTCCAGAAGCGGCGACTTGAAAAGGCCCAGAAGAAAAGGGAGGCCAGAGCAGTGGAGAGACTGGAGCAGGAGTTGCTAAAAG ATCCTGTCAAGTTTGGAGAAGTTGTGCTGCAGCCCCCAGAGCTGACAGTCCAACCTAGGAGGAGCACAAACAGAGACACG CCTGGCAAGAAATTGCTAATGCTGAAGATGCTTTTGGGCCCTGGTGGTGTGTCCTCGACTCCAGCCACTTCACTGGCCCGCCAGCGGATCCTTGGGGAGGAGCGGGAGCGGGCTGTGCAGGCTTACAGAGCCCTGAAGAAGCTGCAGCGGCAGGAAGTGACACCTGGACAGCCCCCCAGCAGCTCTTTCCAGAGGACACTCCAGGCTTGTCTGTGA
- the Ccdc137 gene encoding coiled-coil domain-containing protein 137 isoform X3 — MARQGRVSRASALSAGLGGSAQPQALRKQQSQGPSRPGQRSKEKKKVNCKPKNQDEQEIPFRLREIMRSRQEMKKPLSNKKRKKEAQVAFKKTLEREAKGEEPDLVVPMFRQRKGESDGAYIQRMEQEAQHVLFLSKNQASRQPEVQAAPGKKSERKKAFQKRRLEKAQKKREARAVERLEQELLKDPVKFGEVVLQPPELTVQPRRSTNRDTPGKKLLMLKMLLGPGGVSSTPATSLARQRILGEERERAVQAYRALKKLQRQEVTPGQPPSSSFQRTLQACL, encoded by the exons ATGGCGAGACAGGGGCGCGTATCCCGGGCAAGTGCGCTGTCTGCGGGTCTCGGAGGGTCGGCACAGCCGCAGGCGCTGCGGAAGCAGCAGTCGCAGGGCCCTTCACGGCCCGGACAGCGCAG caaagaaaagaagaaagtgaattGCAAGCCCAAGAACCAGGATGAGCAAGAAATCCCTTTCCGGCTCCGAGAGATTATGAGGAGCCGACAGGAGATGAAAAAGCCGCTAAGCaacaagaagaggaaaaaggagg CCCAGGTGGCGTTCAAGAAGACATTGGAAAGGGAAGCAAAGGGAGAGGAGCCCGACCTCGTTGTCCCCATGTTCAGGCAAAGGAAGGGCGAGTCTGATGGGGCCTACATCCAGCGCATGGAGCAGGAGGCCCAGCATGTGCTATTTCTCAGCAAGAACCAGGCCTCTCGGCAGCCAGAGGTGCAGGCAGCTCCCGGGAAGAAGTCTGAGCGGAAGAAAGC GTTCCAGAAGCGGCGACTTGAAAAGGCCCAGAAGAAAAGGGAGGCCAGAGCAGTGGAGAGACTGGAGCAGGAGTTGCTAAAAG ATCCTGTCAAGTTTGGAGAAGTTGTGCTGCAGCCCCCAGAGCTGACAGTCCAACCTAGGAGGAGCACAAACAGAGACACG CCTGGCAAGAAATTGCTAATGCTGAAGATGCTTTTGGGCCCTGGTGGTGTGTCCTCGACTCCAGCCACTTCACTGGCCCGCCAGCGGATCCTTGGGGAGGAGCGGGAGCGGGCTGTGCAGGCTTACAGAGCCCTGAAGAAGCTGCAGCGGCAGGAAGTGACACCTGGACAGCCCCCCAGCAGCTCTTTCCAGAGGACACTCCAGGCTTGTCTGTGA
- the Ccdc137 gene encoding coiled-coil domain-containing protein 137 isoform X1, producing the protein MARQGRVSRASALSAGLGGSAQPQALRKQQSQGPSRPGQRSKEKKKVNCKPKNQDEQEIPFRLREIMRSRQEMKKPLSNKKRKKEGFLCVALAVLDSLCKPGWPGISKEQPASASQSAGITGVRHAWLEYTFLVPVLPSCTVVFLFAQVAFKKTLEREAKGEEPDLVVPMFRQRKGESDGAYIQRMEQEAQHVLFLSKNQASRQPEVQAAPGKKSERKKAFQKRRLEKAQKKREARAVERLEQELLKDPVKFGEVVLQPPELTVQPRRSTNRDTPGKKLLMLKMLLGPGGVSSTPATSLARQRILGEERERAVQAYRALKKLQRQEVTPGQPPSSSFQRTLQACL; encoded by the exons ATGGCGAGACAGGGGCGCGTATCCCGGGCAAGTGCGCTGTCTGCGGGTCTCGGAGGGTCGGCACAGCCGCAGGCGCTGCGGAAGCAGCAGTCGCAGGGCCCTTCACGGCCCGGACAGCGCAG caaagaaaagaagaaagtgaattGCAAGCCCAAGAACCAGGATGAGCAAGAAATCCCTTTCCGGCTCCGAGAGATTATGAGGAGCCGACAGGAGATGAAAAAGCCGCTAAGCaacaagaagaggaaaaaggagg ggtttctctgtgtggctttagctgtcttagactcactttgtaaaccaggctggcccggaaTTTCCAAAGAGcagcctgcctccgcctcccagagtgctgggatcacaggtgtgcgccatgcCTGGCTGGAGTACACATTCCTAGTGCCTGTGCTTCCCAGCTGcactgttgtgtttttgtttg CCCAGGTGGCGTTCAAGAAGACATTGGAAAGGGAAGCAAAGGGAGAGGAGCCCGACCTCGTTGTCCCCATGTTCAGGCAAAGGAAGGGCGAGTCTGATGGGGCCTACATCCAGCGCATGGAGCAGGAGGCCCAGCATGTGCTATTTCTCAGCAAGAACCAGGCCTCTCGGCAGCCAGAGGTGCAGGCAGCTCCCGGGAAGAAGTCTGAGCGGAAGAAAGC GTTCCAGAAGCGGCGACTTGAAAAGGCCCAGAAGAAAAGGGAGGCCAGAGCAGTGGAGAGACTGGAGCAGGAGTTGCTAAAAG ATCCTGTCAAGTTTGGAGAAGTTGTGCTGCAGCCCCCAGAGCTGACAGTCCAACCTAGGAGGAGCACAAACAGAGACACG CCTGGCAAGAAATTGCTAATGCTGAAGATGCTTTTGGGCCCTGGTGGTGTGTCCTCGACTCCAGCCACTTCACTGGCCCGCCAGCGGATCCTTGGGGAGGAGCGGGAGCGGGCTGTGCAGGCTTACAGAGCCCTGAAGAAGCTGCAGCGGCAGGAAGTGACACCTGGACAGCCCCCCAGCAGCTCTTTCCAGAGGACACTCCAGGCTTGTCTGTGA